A genomic segment from Aegilops tauschii subsp. strangulata cultivar AL8/78 chromosome 1, Aet v6.0, whole genome shotgun sequence encodes:
- the LOC109783418 gene encoding uncharacterized protein, producing the protein MTLRLGGNARLVCALLLVLLCVASRIQGGASRGGGGGRGGRIGGGGSSDGGSTGGGGSAVPGAAGGGGGSYMRGAGGGYVPTRGYGGRNTTATGSDGRRAAGEPRGRVVWFSAAAAALVALSILTQA; encoded by the coding sequence ATGACCTTGAGACTGGGAGGCAACGCGAGGCTGGTCTGCGCACTGCTGCTGGTGCTGCTCTGCGTGGCCTCGCGGATCCAGGGAGGGGCGTCccgaggcggaggtggaggccgtGGTGGAAGGATAGGAGGCGGAGGCAGCAGCGATGGAGGAAGCACTGGCGGGGGAGGCAGTGCCGTGCCCggggccgccggcggcggcggaggcagtTACATGCGAGGGGCCGGCGGTGGCTACGTGCCAACAAGGGGCTACGGCGGGCGGAACACGACTGCGACGGGGTCGGACGGACGCCGCGCCGCGGGCGAGCCGCGTGGCCGCGTCGTCTGGTtctccgctgccgccgccgcgctgGTGGCCCTGAGCATACTTACGCAAGCATGA